AAAATCGCCTGGACGTATAATGACCAGGGAAAACGAAATATTTACGTGGCTCAGGGGCCTGATTTCAAACCCAGGAAACTGACTTCCTTTGACGAAGATAACGGGCAGCAGCTTTCAAGCATTTCCATTTCTGCCGATGGGAAATGGGTTGTATTTGTCAAAGGCGGCGAGCATAGCGGTAATCATGATAATAGTCTAACGGTCAATCCGTCGTCATTGATTGCGATGCCCATAGTGGAAATTTTCAGCGTTCCTTTTGCCGGTGGCGAAGCGAAAACATTAACAGAAGGTGACTATCCGGTTATTTCACCAAAAAGTGACCGGATCGCATTTATAAAAGGTGGTCAGATTTGGCAGGTAAGTCCAGATGGTTCTCCTGCTGCGAAAATATTGTTTGAAAGTAAAGGAACAAATAGTTCGGTTCAATGGGCACCGGATGGCTCAGGATTGGCCTTTGTTTCTTCCCGTGGCGATCATTCCTTTATTGGAATTTTTGCTGATAAAGAAAAAACGATCAAGTGGATATCTCCTTCTTTCGCGAAAGATGATATGCCGAAGTGGTCTCCTGATGGAAAGAAAATTACTTTTATCAGAAGACCGGCAAGCGGCGGATTACCAGATTCCATTTTGCCAAGAAAGCATAACGCATGGAATATTTTGGTAGGCGATATTGCAACTTCTACGGTGCAGAAAATCTGGTCGGCTCCTAAAACTTTGAGCGGCTCTTACCCTACAACCGATGGTGGTGCTAATTTGATGTGGTCGTCTGCCGGCAGAATTACATTTTCGTCCTATCACGACGGATGGCCTCATTTATATTCAATAAAACCCGAAGGGGGAGAACCTTTGCTATTGACGCCGGGTAATTTTATGTGTGAATATATTGAAATGAGCCATGATGGAAAATGGCTGATTTTTGCAGCAAACACGGGTCCTGATGTTTTAGACCTTGACCGGAGACACATCGTGAGAGTGCCGGTTGATATGTCAAAAATGGAAGTTTTAACGCCCGGAACAGGCGTAGAAGCTTTTCCGGTTGTGACGGGCGATGGTGCAAATGTTGCCATGATCAGTTCGTCGGCAATTCTTCCTCCCCAGCTGGCCGTAATGTCATTCAATGCAAATCAAAAAATCAGAATTCTTGATAATTCTTTATTGCCTGCCAGTTTTCCAACAGGCAAATTGGTAACTCCCAAGCAAGTAACATTCAAGGCATCTGACGGAACTTTGGTGTACGCACAGTTATTCGAACCAGCCGCGGACGCAGTAAAATCTAAAAAACCTGCTGTTGTTTTCGTACATGGAGGACCGCCAAGACAGATGCTATTGGGCTGGCATTATGGTGATTATTATGCCAATACCTATGCAATTAACCAATATCTGGCAAGTCAGGGATTTTTGGTCTTAGCCGTAAATTACAGATTAGGAATTGGTTATGGTTTTGAATTCCATAAACCGGCTAATGCGGGAAGCAATGGCGGCTCTGAATATCTTGACGTAAAGGCAGCCGGAGAGTGGCTGGCAGCCCGCCCGGATGTCGACAAGAAAAAGATTGGTATCTATGGCGGTTCTTATGGCGGATATCTTACTGCAATGGCTTTGGGAAAAGATTCAAAATTGTTTGCCGCAGGTGTGGATGTGCATGGCGTGCATGACTGGGCATTTGTCAATGAAGGTAGTAAATCGGCGCCGGATGCTGCGCTGGCGGCCAAAGTGGTTTATAAATCATCACCGATAGCCTATGTCAATACCTGGATGTCGCCGGTTTTATTTATTCATGGCGATGATGACCGCAATGTTTATTTCTCTCAAAGCGTTGATCTGGCAAGAAGACTGGAACAAAGAAATATTCCGTTTGAACAACTGATCATACCGGATGATACACATCACTGGATGAAGTTTTCTAATCAGGTTAAAGTTGATCAGGCGATTGCTGAATTTCTGGTTAGGAAGTTGATGAAGTAAGTAAGATTTATTGCTCGGAATTAGTTTTTAGTACCCGTCCGACGGCGAAAAAGCCGTCGGACGGGTCGCCCGTTGCAAGTATGATGATGGTATTAACTTCCTTTTCTTTATCAAATGCCGAAAAGCCATCAAAAAGAATCACCGGTCTCAATTATGAAAAGCGTTGGATCGATTCACCCGTCGGACGGCTTTTCCCTCCGTCCGACGGGTATTAAAAGTCGTTTACTTAAAGATGCTGAAATCAAGAACAAAGTATTAAAATTAAACAGCTCATCAATTCCAGCAGAAACATTCGCTAATCTCAAAATTCAATTTGAGCCCTGATTTCCCCCGCAGGAAGAGCTGCACTATGAATATTAAAATAATATTTCCCTGCCAAAAGATCAGTTTCATTAATTGCAGTTCCATCAACCAGGAACGAGTTGGAAAACGATCCTGATTTAGCTTTTTGAATTTTTGGAAAAAAATCAAAAATCACCGTCGCATTGGTTCCTTTGGGTGCAATACCGTGAATATGCGAGCCGGTAATGATTTCGGACAGGTTATTCCAGGTAAGGAAAAAACTAAACAATTTTGTCGTTTTATTATAGGAATAATCAACCGTTCCAGTAGCAGTGCTGGCGTTGACAGGAACCTCATTCGCACCGCTTAAAACAATTCCCTTCTTACTGACAACATTACTTTGATCGTAAAATTCAATCTGTCCACGCATTTCTCCACTAGGATTATTAGACGTATGAAAATTGAAATAATACAGCCCGTTCAGCAGATCTTCTTCTTTTAAAGTTGTACCGTCTACCAAAACAGACTGGCTGTAATTTCCAGAGGTTGTTTTAGTGATGGCATTAGCGAAGTCAAAAATAATCGGTGCGTTAAGCCCTCTTGGGCCTGTTCCATGAATATGCGCGCCTGTTGGAACATCAGTCAAATTGTTCCAGGAGATGTTAAAGGAAAGTATATGAGTGTTTTTGTTGTAGGATACATCCGCAGCTCCGTAAGCCGGGCTGCTGTTAAAAGTAATTTCCTGTGCCGGGCTAATGGTCAGGCTGGTTTGGGAAATCTGATTTTCAATGTTGTGATCGACGCAGGATGAGAGTAGTGCGAGCAATCCAAATACCGGAAACAATTTGCATAGTATTCTCATATTTTTGCTAGGTTAGTTGATTAACTGCATAAAGTTAGCAGTTAATCAAGCTAAAATATCCTCGCTAAAATAATTTTAAACCTCTAATTGTCAGTTATTTATTAAGTGGTAATAGCAGGTTGTTCTAACAATTCTAATTTTTTATAACAAGATCTTTATAGCCAATCAGCTGGATGCCTTTTTCCTTAATAGCAGCTTTCACTTTTTCACTCGTAAAAAGATCTGTTACGCCTTGCCTGTCTTCCGCCACATTTTCATAACCAATATGTGATACGGCTTTAAGTTCTGCATCGTTCAATCCGGGATGATCCAGGAAAAGATAGGTTTTTCCTGATTCCAGTTTGCCAAGCATGGCAATGAAGCTGTTTATTTTTTCTTCCGAAGTTTTATGGGCTCCTTCGTAGCCCACATATTTATCAATCTTCGGCTCGGGATCAACAGGAATTTTATATTCTTTGGCCAGTCTTTTTGTCAGCGTTTTTACTTCTTCGCTGATACCGGTGCAGCCCATATGCGATGACAAATGGCTGATTCGCGGCAGTTTCTTCAAAGCCATTTCAATCTGCGCTCTGAATTCCTTTTCAATATCAGCCAATTGCCATTTATTTTCCATGATGGCACGCCCCTGATAATTTTTGTTTGGATAAATCATAGGAAAAAAATACCCGTCTTCGTCTTTTAAACTCGCACAATCCGTTAATGGTCGCCATTTTATATTATCCCATTCGCTGGTAATCGCCAGATGAATACCCACATCGGCACCAGGATTTTCTTTCAGCATTTTCACAGCTTCCGGAAACCAGGGTGACGGAACAATAATTTCAATTGAAGTTTGAATTCCTTCTTTGTAACATTTGATCAGAGCAAGATTTCCAGAGTGAGAATATCCCATATCGTCCCCTCTAACAATAAGTTTAGCGCCTTTTTGTGCGTAAGAAGCTGTTAATGTGAGAAAAATTATAAGAATGTGAAATACTTTTTTCATAGAAATTGTGGTCATGGATACATGATAACTACGCATTTTGCGCCTGTTCTATAAAGTAAGAAGTTTACATAATCTATGCTTGTTTACCGAAATATTATCAGCTGCGACTTTAAAATGAAAAAGCAGGTACCTTCCCCAATTAAGAGAAATTACCTGCTTCAACATTAATTCCTATAAGATCAGGCGCCTAATTCACCTAAGATTCTTTTTGTAATCATAACATGCTCAGAAAATGTAGCGTGAGCCAAAGTGGCCAAGTGTCTGCCCTGACTTTCTGCCGGATCCGTTTTTCCTGCTGCATGTGTTAAATAATTAGCAGCCAGATCTCTCAAAAATACGTGATTCTCATATTGCGCCTCGATATATGCCTTATCAAATTCTGCACCTTTTTTTGCCATTTTAAGTTTTTCAAGCGTTCCTTTTGCTTTGTCGTCCATAGCAGGCATTGGCGTTGCCAGATCTTTTAGTACCGCAGTTACCGATTTGGCTTCTTCCAATTCAAAACCAGCAAATTCTTTGGCATTTTTCTGAGTGCATTTTGAAACTGCCATTTGGCTTGTTTGCAGGGAAAGGGTTGCCGGTCCAAAAACTTTCATTCTAAATTCTTTGTCTGTTGCAGCCGTTGGCGCATCCATAAAAGCAACTTCCATCGCTTCCGCAGTAAAAGATGGTAACATGGTTGCAACGAGCGACATACCTGCACTGATGGCCAATGTATCCCGAAGTGATTTTTTAAAGAAAACGCGACGAGGTGTTTTTTGATTTAAGTTCATGATTTAGAGTTTGTTGATGAAGTGACTTTTTCAAATCCAAACCTTGATATCTTAAATTCATGCCAATTCGTCAACCAGTAGATATGCTAACGCTTTGAGAATTAATTACAACTTTGAAGAATACTTAAAGCGGAACTGGGGATAAATGGCATCTCAGTATGGGCAACGAAATTAGTAAAGTCGAAATTAAGTAATTTAAAAAGGGAGAAATTGGATGGTATGATATTAGCTCATGGTGGCTCTTTTCAATTAAATAACTTTGCTGCGTTCGTTATAATAACATTTTGATGTTTTTATTTTATTTCAATCAAGCTCAAATTCCTACTTTTGCCTTCGATCAAAATATGAATCCATGGATATAAAAGTTATAGCCTTCGACGCCGACGATACGTTGTGGGTAAATGAGCCTTATTTTAGAAAAACAGAAGAGCAGTTTTGCGAATTGTTAAGCGAATATCTGGAGCGCCACGCATTGGAACGCGAACTGTTTAAAACCGAAATCGACAATCTGCCTCTTTACGGCTACGGAGTAAAGGGCTTTATGCTGTCCATGATTGAGACCGCATTGAAGATTTCGGACAAAACGATCAGTCTTGAACATATAGAAAAAATCCTTGATTTGGGTAAAAACCTGCTCAATGAACCGATTGATATTCTGGAAGGCGTAGAGGAGGTTTTGGAATCTTTGAAGGGAAAGTATAAGCTGGTTGTTGCTACCAAAGGCGATCTTCTGGATCAGGAAAGAAAATTGAAAAAGTCCGGATTGAGCCATTATTTTCATCACATAGAAATTATGTCAGAGAAAGATGATGCGAATTATCTGAAACTGATTAAACATCTGGATATCATGCCGGAAAATCTGTTGATGATTGGAAATTCACTTAAATCAGATATTCTTCCGGTATTAAATATTGGTGGATATGCGGTACATGTTCCGTATCATATTACCTGGGCGCATGAGCAGATAGAGAATACAGTTGAAAGCGAAAAATTCAAAAGTGTAGAACATATCCGGGAAATTCTGCAAGATCTGTTATAAGATTACACATAGGATTTTCCGGTGATTACCGGTGCAGGCACTGTATTTTAAGTCAATGACTAAAAAGAAATAACTCTGATCATTAAAAATCGGAAAATCTAATAATCAGCTCACTTCATCTTTATG
The nucleotide sequence above comes from Dyadobacter subterraneus. Encoded proteins:
- a CDS encoding DUF4142 domain-containing protein, whose protein sequence is MNLNQKTPRRVFFKKSLRDTLAISAGMSLVATMLPSFTAEAMEVAFMDAPTAATDKEFRMKVFGPATLSLQTSQMAVSKCTQKNAKEFAGFELEEAKSVTAVLKDLATPMPAMDDKAKGTLEKLKMAKKGAEFDKAYIEAQYENHVFLRDLAANYLTHAAGKTDPAESQGRHLATLAHATFSEHVMITKRILGELGA
- a CDS encoding CHRD domain-containing protein, whose amino-acid sequence is MRILCKLFPVFGLLALLSSCVDHNIENQISQTSLTISPAQEITFNSSPAYGAADVSYNKNTHILSFNISWNNLTDVPTGAHIHGTGPRGLNAPIIFDFANAITKTTSGNYSQSVLVDGTTLKEEDLLNGLYYFNFHTSNNPSGEMRGQIEFYDQSNVVSKKGIVLSGANEVPVNASTATGTVDYSYNKTTKLFSFFLTWNNLSEIITGSHIHGIAPKGTNATVIFDFFPKIQKAKSGSFSNSFLVDGTAINETDLLAGKYYFNIHSAALPAGEIRAQIEF
- a CDS encoding polysaccharide deacetylase family protein gives rise to the protein MKKVFHILIIFLTLTASYAQKGAKLIVRGDDMGYSHSGNLALIKCYKEGIQTSIEIIVPSPWFPEAVKMLKENPGADVGIHLAITSEWDNIKWRPLTDCASLKDEDGYFFPMIYPNKNYQGRAIMENKWQLADIEKEFRAQIEMALKKLPRISHLSSHMGCTGISEEVKTLTKRLAKEYKIPVDPEPKIDKYVGYEGAHKTSEEKINSFIAMLGKLESGKTYLFLDHPGLNDAELKAVSHIGYENVAEDRQGVTDLFTSEKVKAAIKEKGIQLIGYKDLVIKN
- a CDS encoding HAD family hydrolase — its product is MDIKVIAFDADDTLWVNEPYFRKTEEQFCELLSEYLERHALERELFKTEIDNLPLYGYGVKGFMLSMIETALKISDKTISLEHIEKILDLGKNLLNEPIDILEGVEEVLESLKGKYKLVVATKGDLLDQERKLKKSGLSHYFHHIEIMSEKDDANYLKLIKHLDIMPENLLMIGNSLKSDILPVLNIGGYAVHVPYHITWAHEQIENTVESEKFKSVEHIREILQDLL
- a CDS encoding S9 family peptidase; protein product: MLKSLLFLLLIFSSGSFSSAQSFKMEDIISYPLASELTSCASGSKIAWTYNDQGKRNIYVAQGPDFKPRKLTSFDEDNGQQLSSISISADGKWVVFVKGGEHSGNHDNSLTVNPSSLIAMPIVEIFSVPFAGGEAKTLTEGDYPVISPKSDRIAFIKGGQIWQVSPDGSPAAKILFESKGTNSSVQWAPDGSGLAFVSSRGDHSFIGIFADKEKTIKWISPSFAKDDMPKWSPDGKKITFIRRPASGGLPDSILPRKHNAWNILVGDIATSTVQKIWSAPKTLSGSYPTTDGGANLMWSSAGRITFSSYHDGWPHLYSIKPEGGEPLLLTPGNFMCEYIEMSHDGKWLIFAANTGPDVLDLDRRHIVRVPVDMSKMEVLTPGTGVEAFPVVTGDGANVAMISSSAILPPQLAVMSFNANQKIRILDNSLLPASFPTGKLVTPKQVTFKASDGTLVYAQLFEPAADAVKSKKPAVVFVHGGPPRQMLLGWHYGDYYANTYAINQYLASQGFLVLAVNYRLGIGYGFEFHKPANAGSNGGSEYLDVKAAGEWLAARPDVDKKKIGIYGGSYGGYLTAMALGKDSKLFAAGVDVHGVHDWAFVNEGSKSAPDAALAAKVVYKSSPIAYVNTWMSPVLFIHGDDDRNVYFSQSVDLARRLEQRNIPFEQLIIPDDTHHWMKFSNQVKVDQAIAEFLVRKLMK